DNA sequence from the Manis javanica isolate MJ-LG chromosome 15, MJ_LKY, whole genome shotgun sequence genome:
ctcctctccctctgtctgtctgtctgccttccTGACAGACACCAGGCCTCTGCTCTTTGTCGCCCATTAGCTATGGCCTTTCCCTTTACTGTCCCTCAGAAGAGCCCGGAGGCTCTCCCCCAGGCTCACACTTTCCCATTGGAGCTCTGGACCTTGCCTCCGCTCTGCTCTGGCACGGAGAAGATGCTGAGGCCTGCCGGCACCCTAGCCCTGCCCTCTCCTGCGTGGCCCTCCCCGTCCCAGGCTTTCCTGCATGGCTGCCCCTGTGCCCCTTGCCTGCTGCTATGCACCAGACCTGTGTCCCGggtctcttcccttctctccctagGGCTCACACTTGCCCCCCTGGCTTCATTCCTCAATCCTCTGTGCCCTGCCCAGGCCGAGCCTGAGGATCGTGCGGTCCACACAGCACGCACCCTCTCCTGGAGTTCAGCCCCTAACTGCCCAGATGGCACCCTCTTCTCTAATGACAGCCCCAGGGCAGACCGAGAGCCAAGTGGTACCATGGAAGCTCGCCCGAGGGAGGGTGCAAGGTCAGACTAGGGCAGAAGAGGCTGTGAAAATGAGCTGTGTGACCAAGGGCACCTGGAGCCAGGATTGCTGAGGAGCGGCGAGCTGGGGGTACAGCCAGGGTGGAGCCGTGCAGAGTGTGGCCCGTGGCTCGGCTCACCGTGGTGGCCACTGGCTGTGTCTAGGCTCAGCTCCTCACTCTCCTACATGGGGGCTACTACCGGCCACCCAGCGGGCCCCACCTCCAGGCAGCCCTCCTGGCTCCCTCCCAGCTTCAGAAATGGAAGAAGatgtgaatgaattaatgaaagaacAGAGCCAAAACGTTTCATATCATGCTGGATCACTCAAAAAATTTTCAGACTATAGTCTTATTCATGGCTTATCTACTTTTCAatttatggagaaaaattaaaatttgatctGTTAATTTACAAAGGGATGAATTTTGAGGGCTCAGCCCTGCTTATTGATGTCCTGGGTGGATAGATCTGAGCATGTGCACCCCCTCTGCTACAGCATGCCCATGGCAGTCATCATTAGCCGGTTCTTTTCCATGGAGCCAGAGCTGACTGATCAGAGTCATCCAGGAGATGCAAGCCCTGTCCCTGTCAGACACCCCCACCTAGGGAGCTGAGAGTCCCCTCCACTACAGCGCAGTGTGAAGCCGTGACCAGTCACACATGATCACACGGCAGAGGCGCAGCTGGCAGCCTGGCCAGGAGCCCTGGTCCCATTTGCGGGGCCTCCTCCACGTGTGGACATCCATGTCTTCAGAGGGAGCTATTCAGGTTGCACATTATCTTCTCATTGCACGGTCAGAAGGACTGAGCTACAATTCCATTCGTCCGAGCAGTGCACATACTAAGGCTGTGCCACCCCCTCTTGGGCATGACTCCCACTGGGGAGTTCCCACCTGGGGCATCCTAGGAAGGGTCACGAGGAACTGAAGGGCAGGGGTGGCCGGCTGGCAGTGGCGCTTCCTGAAGCCCATGCAGCTGGGCAGCTGGCCAGGCTCTTGGTCTGCCCACCCACAACCCCACTAGCCTGCCTGCCTAGACCACTGCTGTTGTTTAATCTGCCACCCTctgtgcccctttctctctcccactgCACAGCTGGGACACAGCAGGGCAGGAGAAGTTCAAATGCATCGCCTCCGCCTACTACCGGGGTGCCCAGGGTGAGCAGCTGGGCGACGGCAGCGGTGGGGCCCTCAACCCCGTGCAGCAGGGGGGGGCTCCTCCCCGGGCTCAAAATGAGAAGGCACCAAACCTGTCCTCCGAGAACCACTGAGGACATTCCCCCAGGCCCCTGCTCAGGCGCAGGCAGCTGCCTGCCTTCGGCCACCAGGCCGGCCTCCGCAGCCGCACCCTCAGGGCTCCCTGTGGCCGTGGGCACTCCTCCTAAGTCTCAGCCCCAGAGTCAGCTCAGGAAGATGCTCAGAGGTCAAGAGTGTTCCAGAGACCCCAGAAAAGAAGAGCAGAGTCAACTCAAGGAGGAAGTGGGGAGCTAAGGGAGAACTCAAAGTATGAGGCCGTTTTGTCTACCTAGGACTGGTATAAGAAAATCATACGTTTTCATTAAGAtttggaaaaagcaaaaccagGAAACAAACCATGCGTGCCCGGCCGTGGGTTGGAGCTCCGGCCCTGCCACTTCTGCTGTGGCCCCTCTCCCGAGGGGATGACGCCACCTGGAGACAGCAGCCGCCCCGTGACCCACGCCCAGCATCCCCACCGCCATCAGCTTCTCCGTCTGTTGCCTCTGCCTCGGGCTCTCCAGCCATCAGCCAAATGCCGAGGGGCCCCGCCTGCCCTGCTCACACCCCAGGGGCCAGCAGCATGCAGGCTCTCTGCAGTTCCTGCACGCGGGGATCCCCTTAGGACTCCAACGGGGCCCGGCCCCCGGGCCAGCATAGCGCCAGTGGCGAGAGGAGCCGAGGGCTCGGGGCTTGCATCTCTGTCCTCTGTCCGCCCTACTCCTCAGAAACTGCTTACTTAAAGCTGGTTGTTGGTGATCGCCCTCAGAACCCCAGATGCCTTTGGTTGACAGTCTGCCCCGCATTAGTCCCTTGACCAGGAGCTTTTCAAGTAGCTGCACTCATTCaattctcacagcaaccctgACAACTAGAGGTGTTCTCACCaattcacagatggggaaatcgAGGCTCTCAGCAGTTAAGGCCTTCACTGAGCTCCCTTGGCTGTCAGTGGCAGAGCGGGGATTTGAACACAGGAGCCCGTGACCATGGCTTGCCTCCCTGGAGCAGGGCAGCTGGGGCCCCCTGTGCAGTTGGCTGAAGCTGCAGCAGAGCCCCTGAGGCAGAGGGGATGGAAGTGAAGGGGACCTGCTAGGTGTGGGTCACGAGGGTGGCGGGAGGATGGGTCCTGAGGGGTGGCCATGGGTGTCTCATCTTGGGGTCCAGGGCTGAGTGCCTGGGGGCCCCCTGGCAGTTCCATGGGAGCCGGCTCCTCTCTGGGccactggggagcagggaggcgCCCAAGGGGAGCCCCTTGTCATGTGTGTTTGCCTCGCCTGTCGCTGAGCGGCTCTTGGTTCTTCCCTTGTGCACAGTGATCGTCACAGCCTTTGACCTCACTGACGTGCAGACTCTGGAACACACCAGGCAAGTCTGGGACTCTGGCCCCCGTGGTTCCCCTGGGCTTGGGAAGCTGCCTGGAAGGGCTCCCCCACATCGGGGCCCAGGAGCCAGACCCTGACAGTGGCTTCAAGTGACCAGGTTTGATTGTCAGAACCAACTACCCACAGGCTGCTTTCTGTCCAGTTGCCTTGTTATCCCTCAAGATTTGTACCCATCTGCTGAAGGCAGGGCTGGCTTAGGGGGTGCAGCCAGCGCAGTCCCATAGGGCCAGTGTGCAGGTCCCAGGCCTGCTTTAATGCCCTGCTGCCACCATCCTGAAAGCCTTAATAATTGCAGGATGAGGGGTCCAGCATTTTCACTTTCCCTGGGCCCTGCAAGTTGTATAGCTGCTCTTGTCTGAGGGGACTCGATGTGTTGGGCAGAGATTTGGTCCAGAGAGCTGACAACATGACCCATTCTGGGAGGCCCTCCCTCTTCTGCCGGAATCTGCACCTCACCTGTTTGGGGTACTCACACCCAGCATCTCACCAGCCCTGTGAGGGAGGCCGCGTGGTGGTCCTGCTGATGGAGACGTGCAGGACACCCAAGCTGACACAGGCTAGGGCAGAGCCGCAGCCAGGATGGAACCCTCACTTCCCCTGATGAGCACTCCAGCATCCCCACCCTCTGCGGTCCAGCCAAGGCCCCTCTGGCCTCAGAACCAGCACCCTGTGGAGCCAGGCTGGGTCAAGGTGCCCTCCCTGCACCTGAGGCTGCACCCCCGGCCCTTGCTTTTCCTCGGGCCCCGAGGTAGACGAGTGTCGTATCTCAGCCTGTCTCCCCTCTGCGTTTCAGGCAGTGGCTGGAGGACGCACTGCGGGAGAACGAGCCGGGCTCCTGCTTTGTGTTCCTCGTGGGGACCAAGAAGGACCTTCTGGTGAGCTGAGCAGAGCTGGAGGCCCGGGGGGCCTTTAGGAAATGCTTCTGCTTTCAGCCCAAGCTTGGTGGGTAAAGGGTTCATTGACGTGCCTCTGTGGGAATTTGAAGACCGCATGCAGGCCTGGGAGCTGCAAGTCAGGGGCACTGGAGTTGCCGTGCTTGTCCCATCAGAGAGGAACACCTGGCCCTCAGACTTGCCCAGGACCACTGGGGCCCCATCCCAGGCAGGCATTCCCCTACCCCAaggctgcccagcccagggcgacatggggaaggaggaggcacaGTGGGCAGTGGCAGCCAcctccctgggaaggctgggcagctgggccaggAGGGCTGCTTCTCCCAGTCAGGGGCTGCATGCGAGCAGGTGGAAGTGGAGGCCGTGCACCTGGCCAATGAGATGCAGGCTGAGTACTGGTCGGTGTCCGCCAAGACAGGTGAGTGAACACGGGGCTGTGGGCACGGTGGGCTTGGCCAGCTGTGGGAGGCCCACACATTTCCTTCTGTGCCCTGTCGCGTGTCCGCACCCCAGCCGGCTATGCTGGCGACTGTGCGGGGCCTTCTTTTCCCTGAGCAGAGTCTCCTCATCTCTAGGAGACTGGGTGCCCTGCCCCAAGGATGACAAGAATAGTGACACAGATAGTGGGGTCCCTGTGCAACCCCACCTATGGGGCAGGTCCGTTTTTCCCTGTGAGGTTGCTCCAGGGTCCAGGGAGGAAGTGAGGACTGGGGCAGGAATGTAGCATTCACCTGCAACCATTGCACGTCCTGCCAGTCTCCCCATGGCTGCTGGGTGGGCAGCACCCCTGGTGCATAGGAGGGCCCATAACAGGCGCTTCCATCCCTTCCCCAGTGGCCATGTTGATGCTGAAACATGCCCACAGCCCCTGGCCCTCACGCACAAGCCACAGGTCTGCCTCCCCGGCCACATTAGGCCCCTGGGCTGGGAAGGTGCCCAGCGCCTGAGCCGCAGTGTCCTCATCTGGGAAGTGGGGTGATGATGCCCagttcatttttatctttgatggaaaaatgtgttttaagttACAAAAGCCATAATGTGTTCACTGAGAAAAAGTTGGAAAATGCAGAGAAGCAAAGAACAGTCCAAGAACACAGGTTGTGGAGGGATGACATGGCACAGTGGTCAGCGCCCAGTGCGTGGTCGGCCTCTGAGGCTGGGGCCGCAGGGAGGACTGCACCCAGCAGTCCTTGTCCCAGGCGAGGGGCCTAGGGCACACCTGGCCAGGAACTGGGGAAGGCGGTGGTGGCCATGCTGAGGGTAGGCACTGTGGTGGCAGCACCACCTCCAGCCCAACACAAACATGAATGACAGTGCCCATGCCTGCCCTGTCTGCTCCTTCCCAGCGGTGTCCCCTGTGTCCTCTAACCACGATAACAGCACAGAGTGCTCCCTGTGAGCCAAGCAGATTGCCCTGTGCAGTGTGCAGGTTGTTAACTACAGGGGCCAGTGTGCATGCTGGGAGCTGGGACCCGGCCCTGTGCCCAGAAGAGCAGCCGCCTCCACCTGAAGCAGGTGGCTCGTTAATCCTTACCGCTGCCCTCAAGACACGTGCTCAGAGGTACAGGACAGCAGGCACCGTCTGATTTCTTGTGTCCCAGCGACCAGCCCACAAGAGGTGCTCAGAAGCAATTGATTGGAAGAGTAGTAGATGCTGGAAAACCAGGCCCAAAGATACGAAGGAGCTGCTGAGCAGGTGTCTGGGGCCTgcactgcccctgccctggccccacatCTGCCGGGTCCCACCCACGTGCAGCTGCGGATGTGGGCAGAGGCAGACAGGGTCACGGCTGTCTGGTGGGCCCACAGGGGAGAACGTGAAGGCATTCTTCAGCCGCGTAGCCGCCCTCGCGTTCGAGCAGTCGGTGCTGCAGGACCTGGCGAGGAGGAGCAGCACCTGGCTCCAGGTCGGCGACGGAGACCTCATCCGTGCGTACAGGTGGCCCCGGGTCAGGGCGGGGGCCCACACCCTTCAGCAGGAGACTCCGCTGTCCCCTTCACTTGCtggcctctgctgccctctctgggctgtcttttctcctgtcACTCTgacctcaggccccccctccctGACCTCACCTGCCAGCCCAGACCCTCCCTGACTTCCCTGTCCTCCTGGCAGCCTCCTCTTGGGCCTGGCTGGACATCCCAGGCTCCACAGATGTGCGCTGGCTTTGGCTGTCCTATTCCAAGCCTTTGGGCACTTTGTTCCACCACCTGGAATGCATCCTAAGCCTCGGCCTGTGCAAGCTCCCAGCTCTAAATGGCAGTCACCAGAGGGTACCAGCAGGGGGGCCGGCCCAGTGTCGGCTGCAGGCACTGGCTTGACGCTAAGTGGCTTCTCCCCTCTTCACAGAAATAGACGGAAGTCCACCTGAGACCCAGAAGAGCAGGCGGTCCTCCGGCCTGGGTTGCTGTTAGCTGGGGCCTCAGAGCTCCCACTCCCAACACACACATGGACGGTGCTGTCCAAGGCTGTGCTGTCCAAGGCTGTGGAGCAGCGCCATGGAGCCCGAGCTCTGCCATGTGCTGCTCACCCGCCGTGCTGACCCCAGCTCTCAGCCACTTCTCTTTAGCCAGAGGAGCCAGGAAAGGCCTCCACTACCTGCCTGGGGGCCCCACACTGCCCGGCTGCTGCGCGCACTGTGGTGATCATTCAGAAGGCCAACGCATCTACAGAGTCACTAGGCAGTCCCCCCTGGTCATAAGGGGCCTCGGGATTGCAGACAGGGGACCTCTGGGCCCCCACGGCCCATATCCTTGCCCTCGGTACACATCCGCAGCCCACTCAGGTGCTCTCCCAGCTCGCCTGCGCAGGCCTTACCAAAGCCAGCTGGAGGGAAAACCCACCTGCCATCCCCACTCAGGACTTCTCGGTTATTAATACAACTTGCAGTTCTGGGCCTCAGGGCCCCAGGCTTCGCCA
Encoded proteins:
- the RAB36 gene encoding ras-related protein Rab-36 isoform X3 → MRSSLMPLGPPVSRDRIITSFPKWYTPNACLQLREHFHGQVSTVCQSRNTGTAGLKLSKVVVVGDLYVGKTSLIHRFCKNVFDRDYKATIGVDFEIERFEIAGIPYSLQIWDTAGQEKFKCIASAYYRGAQVIVTAFDLTDVQTLEHTRQWLEDALRENEPGSCFVFLVGTKKDLLGLHASRWKWRPCTWPMRCRLSTGRCPPRQRCPLCPLTTITAQSAPCEPSRLPCAVCRLLTTGASVHAGSWDPALCPEEQPPPPEAGGSLILTAALKTRAQRYRTAGTV
- the RAB36 gene encoding ras-related protein Rab-36 isoform X6; the protein is MRSSLMPLGPPVSRDRIITSFPKWYTPNACLQLREHFHGQVSTVCQSRNTGTAGLKLSKVVVVGDLYVGKTSLIHRFCKNVFDRDYKATIGVDFEIERFEIAGIPYSLQIWDTAGQEKFKCIASAYYRGAQVIVTAFDLTDVQTLEHTRQWLEDALRENEPGSCFVFLVGTKKDLLSGAACEQVEVEAVHLANEMQAEYWSVSAKTGASVHAGSWDPALCPEEQPPPPEAGGSLILTAALKTRAQRYRTAGTV
- the RAB36 gene encoding ras-related protein Rab-36 isoform X8; the encoded protein is MRSSLMPLGPPVSRDRIITSFPKWYTPNACLQLREHFHGQVSTVCQSRNTGTAGLKLSKVVVVGDLYVGKTSLIHRFCKNVFDRDYKATIGVDFEIERFEIAGIPYSLQIWDTAGQEKFKCIASAYYRGAQVIVTAFDLTDVQTLEHTRQWLEDALRENEPGSCFVFLVGTKKDLLSGAACEQVEVEAVHLANEMQAEYWSVSAKTAVSPVSSNHDNSTECSL
- the RAB36 gene encoding ras-related protein Rab-36 isoform X5 — encoded protein: MRSSLMPLGPPVSRDRIITSFPKWYTPNACLQLREHFHGQVSTVCQSRNTGTAGLKLSKVVVVGDLYVGKTSLIHRFCKNVFDRDYKATIGVDFEIERFEIAGIPYSLQIWDTAGQEKFKCIASAYYRGAQVIVTAFDLTDVQTLEHTRQWLEDALRENEPGSCFVFLVGTKKDLLSGAACEQVEVEAVHLANEMQAEYWSVSAKTGENVKAFFSRVAALAFEQSVLQDLARRSSTWLQVGDGDLIQIDGSPPETQKSRRSSGLGCC
- the RAB36 gene encoding ras-related protein Rab-36 isoform X2 translates to MPACSSESIFTVRSAPSARAGTQGLPGPRAAFAPHPELPTVCSGSQQGSQSSHRLKLSKVVVVGDLYVGKTSLIHRFCKNVFDRDYKATIGVDFEIERFEIAGIPYSLQIWDTAGQEKFKCIASAYYRGAQVIVTAFDLTDVQTLEHTRQWLEDALRENEPGSCFVFLVGTKKDLLGLHASRWKWRPCTWPMRCRLSTGRCPPRQRPAHKRCSEAIDWKSSRCWKTRPKDTKELLSRCLGPALPLPWPHICRVPPTCSCGCGQRQTGSRLSGGPTGENVKAFFSRVAALAFEQSVLQDLARRSSTWLQVGDGDLIQIDGSPPETQKSRRSSGLGCC
- the RAB36 gene encoding ras-related protein Rab-36 isoform X7 → MRSSLMPLGPPVSRDRIITSFPKWYTPNACLQLREHFHGQVSTVCQSRNTGTAGLKLSKVVVVGDLYVGKTSLIHRFCKNVFDRDYKATIGVDFEIERFEIAGIPYSLQIWDTAGQEKFKCIASAYYRGAQVIVTAFDLTDVQTLEHTRQWLEDALRENEPGSCFVFLVGTKKDLLGLHASRWKWRPCTWPMRCRLSTGRCPPRQGPVCMLGAGTRPCAQKSSRLHLKQVAR
- the RAB36 gene encoding ras-related protein Rab-36 isoform X1; its protein translation is MRSSLMPLGPPVSRDRIITSFPKWYTPNACLQLREHFHGQVSTVCQSRNTGTAGLKLSKVVVVGDLYVGKTSLIHRFCKNVFDRDYKATIGVDFEIERFEIAGIPYSLQIWDTAGQEKFKCIASAYYRGAQVIVTAFDLTDVQTLEHTRQWLEDALRENEPGSCFVFLVGTKKDLLGLHASRWKWRPCTWPMRCRLSTGRCPPRQRPAHKRCSEAIDWKSSRCWKTRPKDTKELLSRCLGPALPLPWPHICRVPPTCSCGCGQRQTGSRLSGGPTGENVKAFFSRVAALAFEQSVLQDLARRSSTWLQVGDGDLIQIDGSPPETQKSRRSSGLGCC
- the RAB36 gene encoding ras-related protein Rab-36 isoform X4, translating into MRSSLMPLGPPVSRDRIITSFPKWYTPNACLQLREHFHGQVSTVCQSRNTGTAGLKLSKVVVVGDLYVGKTSLIHRFCKNVFDRDYKATIGVDFEIERFEIAGIPYSLQIWDTAGQEKFKCIASAYYRGAQDLEKAKPGNKPCVPGRGLELRPCHFCCGPSPEGMTPPGDSSRPVTHAQHPHRHQLLRLLPLPRALQPSAKCRGAPPALLTPQGPAACRLSAVPARGDPLRTPTGPGPRASIAPVARGAEGSGLASLSSVRPTPQKLLT